The sequence CGAGCACAGGGCCGACCGCGTCGGCACGCTCGCCGCGCGCGCTGCGGTCGGACACGATCACGACCGCGGCACGGAGCACCGACTCGGGCTGCATGCCCCAAGCGTAGTTGGTGCGTCCGTCGGCGCACCGACCACCCACCGGCGCTGCGAGTCGTCGGGAGGATCGGCCGACACGCCGGCTCAGCGACGGCCGGGCCGGCGTGTCGGCGAACGGTCCCGACGACTCGCACCGAGGGCCCGTCAGCCCGGGACGGCGAGGGCCCGTCAGCCCGGGACGGGCAGCGCGCGGCCGGTCTCGACGAACGACTTGAAGCTCGACAGCACGTGCGGCCAGGTCTCGGCGGTCGCCGTCTGCGCGGGATGCGCCGGGCTCCACTCGTCGTTCGTGAACGTGACCCGCGTGAGCCCCTCCCCGGCCGACTCGATCCGCCAGGTCATCCGGCTCGTCAGCTCGGCGTGGTTCTCCCGGTAGGTCGGGCCGGGATGCTCCGTGAGCTGCAACAGCCCCGGAGCATCCGCCTGGAGCACCTCGCCGTAGACATGCACCGTCTCATCGCCGTCCTGCCCGGGTCCGACGTACTCGTAGCGCTCGCCCGGCGCCAGTGTGCCGCGCAGGACGCTGCCGAACATGACGGCGCGGCTGCCCGCGGCGCCGGTGATCGCGTCCCAGACCTGCTGCGGCGTGCCGGCGATGTAGATGGTCATCTCGAAGTCGTTCTCGCGCATGGAACCGACGCTACGGATGCCTCGATCGAGCATCTTGCACGAACACGACATGCCCGCCACCCCCGGACGGCGTGCCCCGGGGCCGAGGATACTGGGAGGAATGGACGACTTCTGGCGCTCGCGGGCGGGCCTGCCGGCCAGCCGGGGCGTGCTCGCCGCGCAGCCGGGCGATCCGGCGCTCGCGACGGCGCCGCCGGGCGCGACTCCCTCGCCCGACGCACCGATCCGGATGACCCGCCTGCCACCCTCGGCGAAGCTCGCCGAACTGGTGCGGCACTACTGGATCCCGCGCTGGCGGCTGCCTGCGGGCCACTCCGTGACGCAGCGGGTCCTCGAGTACCCGTCGGCGAACCTCGTCGTCGAGGGCGGAGCCGTCGCGGTGCACGGGCCGTCGATCGGGCTCGGCAGGCGCACGCTGACCGGCGAAGGACGCGCCTTCGGCGTCCTGCTCCAGCCGGGCACGGCGAACGCACTGCTCGGTGCCGACGCGCGCAGCCTGGTCGGGCGTGCGCTGCCGCTCCGCGAATCCCCCAGACACGCGCACCCACCGGCGGTCGTCGCCGTCGCCGCGATGCACGACGCCGTCCAACGCGAACTCCAGCACGACGACTCCGGCGCCGACCTGCGTGCCGTGACCGTGTTC is a genomic window of Agromyces protaetiae containing:
- a CDS encoding helix-turn-helix domain-containing protein, encoding MDDFWRSRAGLPASRGVLAAQPGDPALATAPPGATPSPDAPIRMTRLPPSAKLAELVRHYWIPRWRLPAGHSVTQRVLEYPSANLVVEGGAVAVHGPSIGLGRRTLTGEGRAFGVLLQPGTANALLGADARSLVGRALPLRESPRHAHPPAVVAVAAMHDAVQRELQHDDSGADLRAVTVFEHWLTGLDLTLDDDARFVRELVTRAEEDRTIVRVQQLASLAGVGVRQLERIVREQLGLTPKWLIRRYRLQEAAERLAASDRPSLAGLATELGYADQAHFTREFAAVIGVPPGRYVREAGARTAAMGSGPADASGAPDAAGAPDAASGGHS
- a CDS encoding SRPBCC domain-containing protein; protein product: MRENDFEMTIYIAGTPQQVWDAITGAAGSRAVMFGSVLRGTLAPGERYEYVGPGQDGDETVHVYGEVLQADAPGLLQLTEHPGPTYRENHAELTSRMTWRIESAGEGLTRVTFTNDEWSPAHPAQTATAETWPHVLSSFKSFVETGRALPVPG